The Budorcas taxicolor isolate Tak-1 chromosome 2, Takin1.1, whole genome shotgun sequence nucleotide sequence CTGTGGGCACCCACCAGTTGCCCTCTAAACCCTCAGCCATCTTGGGGCCTCGGAGCCCTAAGCCCCAGAACTGGGCTCCTGGTACCGGGCCTCAGACCCAGAGTCAGGACAGGGGtcacttttcttttaatgtttattattttttttaaatttatttggctgtgctgggttttattTTCAACATGCAGAATATTCAGTCTTCACTgcacacacaggatctttagttgtggcatacaaacccttagttgcagcatacggAACCTAGCTccaccagcaatcaaacccaggccccctgtattgggagtgtggagtcttagccactggaccaccagagaagtctctggaCAGGGGCTCCTTGTAAGCCCTGCTCATAGCTTGGAGCCTTGGCACCACAAGGGTGCCctcggcggggtggggggcgtccACACCTCTTGCGTCTCTCACCCTCACCCCAAGTTGGGGAGTCTGACCTCCATCCCGAAGGCTGCAGTCTAGGGCCCCGACTCCTTCTGCCCCTCACTGTCAGCCTCCTTTCTGCCCAGTGCCAGCGCCTCCCTCCTGCAAGGTTTCTGGTGCCAGCCAGCTGGCCAGCTGTCCCGCGACCAACTTGCAGCTCTCATCAGGAGGATGGCAACGCAACAGGTCCTCCTCAGAGCCTGGCAGGTCAGCGGCGGCCACCGCCAAGACTGCTTGGGGGTCAAGGGCAGGGGtggactccctggagaagggccccaGGGACAGGCAGGAAGGGAGGCGCCCCCTAGCAGGGGGCCCGGGCAGCACAAGGCCAGGATCATGGCATCAGGACGCAGGGTAGTTCTAGAGCGCGAGGGCCACTGTACCGACAGTCTTATTATAAAATTGATATAAAATCAGTAATGCATTTGACATGACCTGAGGGGAACGGGACAAGATGTCCAGGCGGGGTGGATTGGGTAAGTGGACCCTTAGTGAGCCACCATGGTAGGGCCCGACACCGGATGGGACGGGGTCTGGGCTGGTGTTCCCTGTCCTGTTCTCACCTGGAGGTGGATGCAGGAAGAGGCAGTCAGGAAGTCAAGTGACAGAGAGCTgccaggcaggaggaggggtcGGTGGACACAGGAGAGGGCTGAGAGTTGGGCGGGGGCTCCAGGGAGGTCCCAGTCAGAGCGGAGGGCCCAGGAGAGCCCATGCCATGCAGCGAGTGACACGCCGCCCGCCCTGCCCAGCTCAGCTGCCTGGCCAACCTGGCCGCCCAACAAGGCCTCCAGGGCGACTTCGAGCTCCACCCCCCTGACCTGCTGCTCTTCTATAAGTGAGTGCCCTTCCCCACCCAGCACCCAGCCATGTGGGCTGAGCAGGCTCCCAGGGGCACCTCCGTCACTCAGGGGCACCCCCGTCGGCTCTCCCCATGGCCCCCCAACCTTTCCGCAGCCTGACACAGGTGAAGGAAGCGGACTGCCGGGCCTTCATCCGCCGTGCCGCCCAGGGAGACACACAGCTGCTGGCCAATCTGCCCGACCAGAGGGCCGCCCTGCGGCACAGGGCCCTGGCCTGCCTGGTAGGCACTGTGGGCCAGCCGGCCGGGTGATGGGCTGTGGGACCAGGCTCGTGCTGACCTGCTATCCTGCAGGGAGGGTCCCGGCCAAGGCTCAGCGCCTCCGACCTGCTGCTCCTCGGGGTCCTGGTGTGTGACATGGACGCCTCCAGCATCGTGGCTGCAGACCCCCACGTGCTGCAGAATTTGCAGCACTGTCCCCGGCTCACAGCTGCCCAGCAGGCTGCCCTCAACAGGCTGCTGGCCAGCGGCAGGACCGTCCTCGGGTGGGTGGGGGCCCCTCCCTTCTGCCTAGGCCTCCCCTCCTGCAGATGAGAGAAGAGGCAGCCTGGGGGTTGATGTTCACAGCCCCACTGACCTCCAAGTCCAACCCAGCTCACGCCCCACAATtaccctgcagtccatggggtacctAGAGGCCTGGGGTGGAAGCGTCCACTGGGCGGGCCCTGGGAACAGCACTTGGGGAGGGCAAGTGGCCTGAGGGGTCCCAGCGCTGCTCAGGACCCGACTCAGAGCCCCCTTTGCACACCAGGCCCCCCGGCTCCTGGAACCTGGAGGGGCTGCGGGCTCTGGGACACCTGGCCTCATACATCAGCCCCGGGCTGTGGATGCAGCTGCAGGAGGTAGGGCAATGCCCCAGGCGGGGTGATGAGGGGGAAAGGGGATCCAGCCAACGTTCCACCAGCCTGTCTAGACCTGAGGGCTGGCCTGCAGCCACTCTGATACCCAAGTGGTGTCCGCAGTCCTTCCCCATCATGGAGTTTCTGtctgaggggaaggagaagggaacaagtgGCCCTCCCCAGGGTGTGGACTCTCCAGGCCCGCCCGCCAGGCCGTGGGCCTGGACTTCTTCCGCAGCATAGTGGCCGCGTGCCGGGCAGGGCAGCTCAGGCAGCGTGATGCCAGGCGCTTTGTTACCAGCTTCCTCGAGGCCAAGTCCAAGGCAGTGTCCTCACCATCCAAGCGGGATACAGGTCAGTGTGGCCACCATGGCCTGAGGATGCTGCGTCCCGCTCTGCTCCGGTTTCTCATCCTGCAGTGGGGGCCCCAGTGGCATGGCACCCTCTCCCTGGACCTCCTGAGCTTGACCAGAGCCTCTGTCCTGGCGGGGGGCAGTGGtcagagcctggtggggctggtTTGGGCATTGAGATCAAGGTCAGGGTTGACTCAGCCTGGTCTTAGCCAAGTTTTTGGCTAGGAGTCAAGCTTGGAAAGAGTCAAGGTTAGGAGTGAAGTGGGGCCCAAAGTCAGCAGTGGTGGTCAGCTCAGGCAGAGGCTGACCAGCCGGGTCCTAAACACCCACACCCCACCGTACCACAGGGAGACCCTGCGTCCGTGGCAACATCACTGCGGCCACCCTGCACGACGACCTCTTCCTGATGCACTATGACTGCGGGCAGCTCGAGTCCTGCCTGGGCAGCCATGTGCTCAGGGCCAACCTGGACCCCCTGCTGCAGCACCCGCTGCCCGCCGAGTGCCAGCAAGTCGTCAAAGCTAAGCTAGCTAGGGTGTGTCAGGgcctggtggtgggagggggttggGGTCGTGGTGTGGCCTGACCACCACCTGCCGCCCACCTGCAGGTCTACCCAGGCGGAGTCCCTGAGGAGCAGCTGCGGCTCATCCCCTCCCTGGTCTACCTCTACTCCCTCTCGGAGATCGGCCAGTGGCGTGTCACGTCCAAGGACACGGTCGTGACCCTGCTGGCCCCAGACGGGGCCCTGGAGAACCAGACCGAGGTGAGGGAGGGTAGGGGTGTGGTGGGCGGGAGACGCTCGCTGACCCTGGCCTTGCTGACCCCGACCTTGCCTGCAGGCCATCCTGCAGAAGTTCCTGGACCACAATGGCACCGTCACGGGTGCGCTGCTCGTGGCCATTGGGGGCTCTCGTCTCTGCTGGATGAGCCCCCGGCAGATCCAGGCCATCCGGCCCTCAGAGTTTCGGTGAGCCCCCCTCAGAGTTTCGGTGAACCCCCGTCAGAgttcccgcccccgcccccacctcagaGGCAGCTGCACTCCTCAGCCAAGGCAGGCCCAAATGGGGGCCCAGGCCAGGCCTTCCGAGGTCACCAGTTTCCCATGGCCGCAGAGACAAAGGTTTACAAGCAGAGTGACTGAAAGCAACAGAATAGTGTCCTCTCGTAGTCTGGAGACCGGAAATCTGAGATCCAGTCATCAGAagggctgtgctccctctgaGACCTGAAGGGGaggctccttcctcctctcccagctTCGGGGGCCCTATCACCCGTCTCTGCCTCCCTGTGCATACATTCCCTTCTTCTTCGGACACCAGTCATTaatttagggcccaccctaagtCTGTgtgccgactcactggaaaaaatcctgatcctgggaaaggttgagggcagaagaggacgacagaggatgagatggttagatggcatcaccgacttgatggacatgagtctgagcaaactctgggagatggtgaaggactggggagcctggcgtgctgcagtccatggggtcgccaagagcccaacacgactcagagactgaaGAACTAAGTCAGGGTGACAGCATCTTAATCTGATTATGTGTACAAACAGgaaagaccctatctccaaatcAGAGACCAAAACCTCACACTGTGAGGTTCTTGGTGCATCTGCGTCCACATTACGGATCCCAGGACCGAGGGCAAGGGGAAAGCCGCGGTTCGGGGTGACAGGGCGGGGCCGGTGTCCCCAGGTGGAGAGCCCCTGGCCTGCCCACGAGCCGCGCCCCCTCCCTCAGGCTGGCCGGGGCCCTGGacatctccacctgccctcagacCCGCAAGAACGTGCTCTTTGACAAGGCCCGCGAGGCATTCGCCAGCGCCAGCAGCACGGACACCTACTACCGCTTCATGCGCCCCTATCTCGGTGAGAACCGGGCGGGCGTGGGGCCCGCCTCCCGGAAGCCCCGCCCCTCGAGGCCCCGCCCCTCATCGCTGCCCCGCCCCTAGGCGGTGCCCCGGTGGAGGAGCTGCGGCACCTGGCCCAGGCTAACGTCTCCATGGACATCGACACCTTCACGAACCTGAACCCCCGAGTGCTGCAGGTGGGTGGGGGCTACCCGTCAGAGGGAGTTGGGGAGCCTTAGGTCACGGTCTGCAGGCCCCAACACCCCGAAGTCTGAGGTGTGCAGTGTGGGCCCCAGGTCACTTCTCCAAGGCGTTTCGCAGGGTCTTACCACCCCCGCCTCGGCCAAGCGCTGacccagccccttccctcctccacccttCACTGGCCCCCGCAGAGCCTGAGCGTGGGCAACGTGACGACGCTGCTGGGTCCGAACGTGGGGGACCTGCAGAAGGCTCGGAGCCACCCTATCATCAGCTCTTGGCTCCGCAGCCTCAATCGGTCAGCCCTGAGCGAGCTGGGCCTCGACACGGACCCCACCGGCCCCACCAGCTCTGCCCACTCGACCGCTGGGACGCCCAGCACCACCCTCTGGACGCGCCATCAAGCCCCTACCTCAGAAGGGCCTGGGAGCACCACCCCCAGCTCGGGTACCCTGCACCCACCCTCCCCCTGGAGTGGGCCATTCCCCACTGCTTTGTGTGCCCGCCCCCACAACCCGACACCCGCTACTGGTTTCTCTTTCGCCCAATCTCATTCCCTGCTGGCGATGCTTCCCATCTGCCTCCTTGGGTGACACATGGGTGACACTGACTTAGCCCTGCATTGCCTGCTGAGTTAGTGAAGATACAGTCACCTCCCCAAACCTGCTGAGCAGCAGGAAGTGGAGGATGGGGAAGCTCTGAGGTCCCATTGGGGCCCAGAAGAGCCGCCCTACCTGGGGGGTCCTCACTGCTCTTCCCCACCCTCAGGGACAGTGGGAGGCGTGGGCCCTGAGCCTGGGACGCAGGGCAGCCTGGGAGCTCCCAGCTGGACTGAAGGTGCTCCCTCCGTGTCCTACCTGCAGGCAGCCCACCAGCCCACCTGGGGTACCTGCCACTGGCTATGGCCCTGCCCGCAGgcctcctgtggctgctgtatGGGGGCACCCCAAGGCCCAGCTGGCACCACCCACAGGGCATGGTGGAGGACCGCACTGCCCCAGCTCCACATGCAGGAGAACAGGGGTTGGCACGTGGAGCTGGACACCTGCCTAGACCAAGATGCAGGCCCCAGGGGACCTGGCCACATCCCCTGTCCTAGGGTCCTGCAGGGCCAGTCCCTGCCTACGCCCAGCTCCCAGGACCTGGAGCCAGAGCGAGGGCCTGGGCCCGGGGTCACTGCCCCAGCAAGTGAGGGAGATGCTGCCACTGCGCTCAGGCTTCTTCCGTGGACTGACTTGGCCAACTGACTTGAATAAAGGACAAGGTGATCTTCCTGCCTGTGTCCCTTTGATCTGGGCCTGAGGAGGGACAG carries:
- the LOC128060194 gene encoding mesothelin-like protein, with translation MQGPSGPTRDAPTHVRVACSVPDALVSMGLALLVSLTADCSHLQAEGASQGGLDASRADLWASASASLLQGFWCQPAGQLSRDQLAALIRRMATQQVLLRAWQLSCLANLAAQQGLQGDFELHPPDLLLFYNLTQVKEADCRAFIRRAAQGDTQLLANLPDQRAALRHRALACLGGSRPRLSASDLLLLGVLVCDMDASSIVAADPHVLQNLQHCPRLTAAQQAALNRLLASGRTVLGPPGSWNLEGLRALGHLASYISPGLWMQLQEAVGLDFFRSIVAACRAGQLRQRDARRFVTSFLEAKSKAVSSPSKRDTGRPCVRGNITAATLHDDLFLMHYDCGQLESCLGSHVLRANLDPLLQHPLPAECQQVVKAKLARVYPGGVPEEQLRLIPSLVYLYSLSEIGQWRVTSKDTVVTLLAPDGALENQTEAILQKFLDHNGTVTGALLVAIGGSRLCWMSPRQIQAIRPSEFRLAGALDISTCPQTRKNVLFDKAREAFASASSTDTYYRFMRPYLGGAPVEELRHLAQANVSMDIDTFTNLNPRVLQSLSVGNVTTLLGPNVGDLQKARSHPIISSWLRSLNRSALSELGLDTDPTGPTSSAHSTAGTPSTTLWTRHQAPTSEGPGSTTPSSGTVGGVGPEPGTQGSLGAPSWTEGAPSVSYLQAAHQPTWGTCHWLWPCPQASCGCCMGAPQGPAGTTHRAWWRTALPQLHMQENRGWHVELDTCLDQDAGPRGPGHIPCPRVLQGQSLPTPSSQDLEPERGPGPGVTAPASEGDAATALRLLPWTDLAN